The genome window GCCGTTTTAGAAATAATATGTGTATACTTCACAGGGGAATGGAGCCTGTTTGATTTTGTTGACCCTCCGCGGCATCTTGCATTGAGGGCCGCGGACCGCGTTCTTGATGAAGGGGAGCCGGGCGTGTTGGGGATGCACCTGGAGCAGTTTGTGTTACCTGCTTTACCAGCGGATACTGCTGCATATATTTCTCCCCTGCCTCCTGTCCCGAGTAGCGGTGTTTCTGCTTTGGAGAAAAGACCCACCCGGATAAAGCTTACCGGGAGGAAATACATGGCGGCCGGTGCGGCCGCTTCTTCCGTTGGTGGGACAGCGCTCACTAGGGGAGATGCTCCTACCACCGCTGTGATGACGAGCCCTGTTCATGCGTCGAAAAAACGGAAGACGTTTGTTGCTCCTACTTTGAGCGCGTTTCAGGCTGTGCAGGCTGCCTATGCCCTGCCACTTGGTATGTATTTGTCGTCTTCAAATGTTATTATAAGTTATGAGCTTCGTGTTACTGAACTTTGCCACTTTATATGTAGGTACCTCTAGCGGGGCTCAAGCTGAAAATGTTACACCAACCCCTATGCTGTCTGTGGGGGTTATGCTTCCCAGTTCTGGCATTGGCAGCGCTACGGAGCCCATAACTCGGACCAGCGTTACTGCTGTCGTTAGCTGTACCATGCCTCCGCCTACACTTACCGCAGCTGTGACTGTCACAGCTAGCCCAGTTTCCACACCGCGGGCTTCCAACATCGCTCCTTCTGTGTTTGACTCACCACTGAGTATTTTTTCTGCTGCCGACAAGGAGGCACCCGTCGTGTCCGTTGTTCAGGAGGCGACCAGTGCCGGGGGTGCCGCTGCCAGTGACGCTGGGGGGTCTAGTAGTGGTATTGCTGACGATGGTGCCCGTCTGGTCGATGACCTCTATCTGCCCACCATCAGTTGGGATCCCAATGCCCGGGATAAACGTTTCCAACCCCAATGGAAAATCGCCGAATCTTCTAGGCTAATCTTCCCCCAAGTGATTCAACACTAGGTTGAGCGGGCATATCCTCCCGCTGAAGTGGTATATGTTGAAGGTTTGAACAACGAAAATCTGATGAACTCCATTATGGTCGATTCCGTGAGTCAACCCCGGAGGTTAGCGGAGATCCGGCGCAGGTGGATGCATGATAACACCCAGCTCCACCAGGCGCGGTCTACTATCTAAGAACTGAAAGATGATAAGTACCGCTTGGAGAGTCAACTTCAGGCCGTTGGGTTAAGGGAAGCTAGGTTTTTGTCGGAGAAAAACAAAGCCGATGATGATTTGAAGAAAGTGACCGCCCACCTTGCTGAGGAGCGAATAATGTGGGCCTGCGACATAGCGGAGAAAGACCGGGTCCTGGCTCAGGCTAAGAGTGTGCACGAAGAGTTGGAGCGTAAGGCCATAGCTGAAGCTCAAAAGGTGAGATCTAAAATGTCTACTCAGTTGGAAAAGTTCCGAGTTGACACTGATTTTGTGTCTCAGGTGCAAGAGCGGTACCAGGGATTGACTGCTGAGGTAGAGGCCTCCCATGCCAAAGCCCGGTCGCTACAAGCAGAGCTGGAGGAGCGAGAAGGGAAGCTTAAAGAACTTCAAAACCACTGCGATTCCCTTGTTTCCCAGAATAACACGCTTACCGCGTCCTCCGCCGCCCGACTAAAGGAGGTGGAAGGTGCCCTAGAGCAATCAATTGCTGAAGTGGACGACCTGACTAGCCAGCTAGCGGCTCTGCGGGGTGATAGGAATTGGTTAATATGTAATGGCTTGGTGGGGGCGTTTGAGTATCTCCGGCAATCGCCTCCTTTTACAGCCCTGATAAATCGCCTATCCGCCGCTGCATATCAGTCTGGTCATCATGATGGCGTTTATAAGGGTTACGTGGAATGCCAGCAGCTGGACAAAATAACTCCTGACTTCCACACAACAAAGGGTAAATTTCAAAGTGATATGTCGAACGTCCTCGAGGCAGCATACACTGAACCGCTATCTTCTTATGAGGATTTAATGGATAAGATGAACGAAGATGGTATAGAATCGCTGCGCTTACTACTGGACCCTGTGGAGGAGTCTGAGGAGGAAtaaaaaatttgtttattttgtttggcATGTATTGTATTTCCTTGCAACTTTCGTAATGACACTGTTTTACTTGGGTTTTGTGAAAATATCTGCATGATTTGTCAGACGTTTTAATGCTAATGTCATGATTGCTGACGCCGCCGTTTTTCTGCAATGTGGCTATGTGACGTGTAATGATTATTTCTCATTAATGCTGCTATCGTCATCACTGTTAAGACTGTTTAACTTTTCTCCCTTCTATAAATTGGGTTTGTTTTTCCTGATTTGGTAACTTGACAGGATGAGTCAAAAAAGCTACAGACAAAGGCTATCCGATATCTTCCGGCGTTTGGACGCCGCGGACGGTCTGGTCCAGTTGCAAACTCCGGTGACGAGGTCAATGCTGCAGAAGAGAGGGCCACTTCCTCATGCTGTTGCAGCCCGGGCAAATCGAGCATGTAAAAGTGTTATTTATGAAGATCCTCAGCCAGATGACCCTGACGTAATATTGCTATCAGGTGACGTATTGACAGAGCTTATACCAGTGGATCCTGTTCAACATTGCCGCTTGGTGTATGAACGTCGTCGCGGTGGTTGTTCCATGAAGAATCCGGTGGACGATCCGGGGATAACAGCTCCGTTGGTAACTGGGGGATCGACCAGTGATTTGGCCGTTGATCCTCCTGTGTTGGTTAGTGGTGGTGCAGTGCTGCATACCCTTGCAGAGGTGATGGCAACCTGTTCCCACAAGTAGGTGATAGAACATGTTCTTTTTGGTTCCCATGTGTTGATTTTTAGCaacagggacaagtacttggcTTGTTTAAGATAGTTCGTATGCACTTATTATCAAAAAGCCTATCTTTTTTGTAGCGGTTAAcatatctattaccaagatacccgctATCAGCGCTGTATGTATTGACCCCATGACTTATATGTTTGAAAATATTTTGTGTTTAAGGGTACTTTTTGTGGTTTACCGTTATGTGCAGTTATAATGTGATGGTAATTTGTGTTGTTACGTAATGATGAAAACCAAAGATAAATACTTTTATTAAACTCAAACTGAAGTGAGACAAAGTGACATCGCTGCTGACAGATTACATTTGTCCTCCAAAAGGGGTGTCTACTCTTGCTGTTAGGAGCAAGGCACTACAAGTAACATTTTCTCAGTTGGGCTATGTTCCAACTACGCGGCACAGTGGTACCGTCCAGTCTGGACAGGCGATAGGCCCCTTTGCCCAGCTCTTCTTGGATGACGTAGGGGCCTTCCCAGTTGGGTCCCAGCTTGCCTAGGGGTTCCACCCTGCTTGCTTCATTATCGCGCATGACGTAATCGCCTTCTTTGAAAACGTGTTTTTCCACGCATTTGTTGTAGTACCTTTCTAATGTCTTCTTGTATTTTGCTTCGCTGATCGTGGCTGCTTTGCGCCTTTCTTCGAGTAGGTCTAGGCCTTCCCGTAGAAGCTTATCATTGTCGTCACCTGTGGCTAGGCGGCGTAGTGAAGGCATTCCCGCTTCTGCGGGTATCATTGCTTCCACGCCGTAGGTTAGGCTGAAAGTGGTTTCGTTATTGCTTGTCTTAGGCATCGTCCGATGTGCCCAGAGGACGTTTGGCAGTTCCTCCACCCAGGAGCTTCCTTCATAACCTAATCTTCGTTTTATACCATCCAGCAGGCTTCTGTTCGCCCGCTCCACCTGGCCGTTTCCTTGGGGGTGGGCTACTAATGTGAAGATCTCCTGGATTTTAAGGTCGGCGCACCATTCTTGAAAAATCCTGTCAGTAAACTGTGTTCCATTGTCACTCACTAGATATAACGGCAATCCAAATCGACATACTATGTGTTCCCAAAGGAACTTTTTGGCGTTATCTGCCGTGATTTTAGCCAAAGGTTTGGCTTCCACCCACTTGGTAAAGTAATCGATCGCCACGATCAAGTATTTTAGCTTTCCGGGGGCtggtgggaaaggtcccacgATATCCACGGCCCATTTTTGAAAAAGCCATGCCGCTGTAACCGGTATTAAGTTGTTCTTGGGACTGAGTGTTTGGGGAGCAAATTTTTGGCAACTACGGCATTTCCTGAGTTCTACTATGGCGTCTTCGTGCATCCAGGGCCAATAATACCCGGCGTTATGGATTTTGGCCACTACTGCCCGGGGTCCGACGTGAATGCCACATAAACCTGAATGAATCTCGCTGATCAGGTACTTTGCTTCTGCTGGAGAGACGCACCGCAAAAGTGGCCCCAAGTATGACTTTCTATACATGACGCCGTTATTGACTTCATATTGCAATGCCTTTGTTTGTACCTTCTGTGCTTCGCCCCTAGCGGGAGGTAACTCCCCATTGATGAGGAATTTTAGTACTGGGGTGTACCAGCACGGTTCTTCCGTTGTGACGGCAGAAACATTCCGTGGTTCGATTGATGGTGCCTGTAGCgtctcaactttgacttctttttcCATGCCTGAGGTGGCGAGTTTGCTGAGGGCATCTGCTATCTGATTTTTGACTCTATGGACGTGGTTGAGCGTGACGTTATCAAAGGAAGCCATGAGCTCCTTCGTTTTTTCCAGGTACCTTCCCATTGATTCATCTTTAGCGTCGTATGTTTTGTTTACTTGATTGTTAACCAGTAAAGAATCAACATATGCATCAACCCTTGTGGCTCCCATGGACTGGGCCATTCTTAAACCTGCAAGTAGTGCTTCGTATTCTGCTTCGTTGTTGGAACATTCGAAATCAAAACGTAAGGAATACATCAGCCTTATCTCGTCTGGGCTTATTAACATTAACCCAGCCCCGGACCCTTTTCCGCTTGATGACCCGTCGGTGTATAATTTCCAAGGCTGCCGGGCAGTACTAGATTCCGGGACGTCCCGGATGGCGGGGTCCACTATGGTTTCTCCTTCAGGAATTTCAGCTAGGAAGTCGGCGATTACTTGCCCTTTGACTGCTGTTCGTTTTTGGTATTCAATAACCAAGGCGCCTAgttcaattgcccattttgccaGTCTTCTGGAGACCTCTGGCTTGTGTAAAATTTGTTGTAGCGGGTAATTCGTCAAGACCTGTACGCAGTGTGCTTGGAAATATCTTCTTAATCGCCGGGTGGCATGAACTAGTGCTAGGACCAGCTTTTCCAGGGTTGGATACCGCGTTTCGGGTCCAGCCAGTACTCGACTGATGTAATATATGGGCGTTTGCTTCCCGTCTCTTTCCACCATAAGCACAGCGCTTACCGCGTTATGGGCTGCTGCCAAATACATTTTAAGCACTTCATTAGGCCTGGTGCCGTCAGCATTGGTAATCTTTCTATGAAACCTTTCATGTCTTGTAAGGCTTCTTCCGCTTCGCCGGTCCATTTGAAATTCTTTTTGTTGAGGCAATCTTTCAACGTCTTAATGAATGGCAAAGATTTTTCAGCTTGCCTTGCTAAGAATCTGTTGATCGCTACTAGCCGCCCATTTAAAGCCTGGGCTTCTTTCAACGTTCTTGGGGAAGGCATCCGCGTTATGGCGGCCACCTTTTCTGGATTAGCTTTAAAACCATCCCGGGTGACAATCACTCCTAAGAACTTCCCTTCTTCTACCCCGAAAGGGCATTTCTTGGGGTTGAGTTTGATGTTGTACTCTCTAAGCTTTTGGAAAGTTTCCTCAATGTCTTCTAGCATTTGCTTTTCTTCCCTGCTTTTGATTACAAGATCATCGATGTATACTTCCAAATTTCTTCCAATTTGTGTTTCGAAAACTTTGTCCATGAGTCGCTGATAAGTAGCCCCGGCATTTCGTAGGCTGAAAGGCATCTTTGTGTAACAAAAGATGTCCACGTCGGTGTGAAATGCcgttttttcttcatcttctttggaCATCTTAATCTGATGATACCCTTTGTAAGCGTCTAAGAAACACTTATACCTGTAGGGTACCAGGGAATCAACCTTGAAGTCGATTTTAGGCAGTGGGTATGCGTCTTTGGGGCATGCTTTATTTAAATCTTTgaaatcaatgcacattcgcCACGTTCCATCGGGCATTTTTACCATCACTGGGTTGGATACCCACGTATGGTATTGTGTTTCTCTGAGGATTCCAGCTTCCACCAATTTTTGTACTTCTCTGACAACCGCTGCCTTTCGATCTGGAGCCATAGTGCGTTTACCCTGCGCGACCGGCTTAATGCCTGGGAGCGTTGCTAGCTTGTGCTCTGCCTTATCGCGGGGGATTCCTGTCATGTCAGAATGTTCAAAGGCGAAAATATCGACATTTCGTCTCATCAGTTGTTTCAAGTCGTTTTTAATCTCGGGAGAGAGGCTGTCCCCGATTGTGACTATCTGATCCGGATGGCATGTGCTTAATACCCACCTTTCCGGATCAATGGCTCCGGTGGGTCCTTGGCGATATCTTTTGGTGTTTAACACCTCTCCTATCTTGTCACGAAATAATGTTGCAATACCCCGCGGGGTAGGGAACTTCATGAATCCTCGCGCCGTAGAGACTATCGCGTCCAATTTTCCCAGAGTGAACCTTCCAATGATCACATTGTGGTATGACTCAGCGCGTACCACGAGGAAAGTTAGGAGTATGGTTCTTTCTACGGGTTCTTGTCTAAATGTAAGTGGGATGGTAATCTGACCAATTGGGTCCACCTTTTCTCTTGTAAAACCCTTGATGGGGGCGTGCACCGACTCGAGCAGCTTCCTGACTTCTGGCTGCATTCTATTGAAACAATGCTCATAAATAATGTCTTCCGAAATCCCGGTATCTACCCGGATTCTTCTCATGCGGTAGTCCCCGACTGCAGCGGATATGACTAGGGCATCCGTAGTAAGGTGTAAATCTTCCATGCGAGGTTCGATAGTCATGGTTGCTAACATCCAGGGTTCGAGCGTGGAGAAACTCCGCTTTGCCCCGTTTCCCTTGTCGGCGTGTACCATGTTAAGTTCTCGCGGTCTTTTTCCTGCCGCCTTATCATTCTCTTCCTTGACGGTGGGTGGACCCTGCTTGATGTCTCTTACTAAGTGTGCCAATTTGCCCGCTTTCACGAAATATTCAATCTGGTTTTTTAACTGGAAACAATCGTTCGTATCATGGCCGCTTCCCTTATGATATACACAATATTTGCTTGTGTCTTTGTTAGGATTGTCTTTCAGCGACTTTGGAGGATTAAACTTGAGGTTCTTCGAGGCCAAGATCTCAACGGGCGTTTTGCTTAAGTTGGGGTAGTCGGATCACGGTTTAGCGGAATCATTCCTAGAGTAAGTGTTTCTGGATCTGTCGTACCGTGAATCCGTCCTATCACTCCTGTGGTATCTGTCTCCTCTGCCTTTACCTTTAGCCCCTCGTTGTTCTCTTTCTTCCAGGTTCTTCATGGCCTCTTTTTTCCTGTTGGCAGCGTGACTGGCGGCCACGACCTTTTCTTGTATAACATACACTTTAGCGATCCTTAGTATTTCGTCAATGGTGGGAGGTACGCCATACCTTCCATGAAGTGTTCTTAACAACTCATCGTCATTTACTCCTTGCAAGAAAGCCCCGCATGCTAGATCGTTTGTAACGCCTGGAATTTCCAACCTTTCTTTATTGAACCTCACAATGAAATTCTCCACCGTTTCATTGTCTCGCCGGCAGATGTGGAGAAGCTCGTTTTGATCTTTTGTATGTCTGCGCTGTTGGCTGAATTGCAAGATGAACTTGGCCTCTAAGTCTTCGAAACTGTCAATTTCTCCTGTAGGTAGGCTATCCCACCAAACACGAGCCGCGTCTACCAGCGTTTGGACAAACATTTTGCACCAAAGGGTCATGGGCCAGCAGGCTACTTCTCCTGCACTTTTAAATAGGTTAAGATGATCATCCGGATCACCTAACCCATCGTACTTGCCTACCGTCTGGGGCATCTTTGGTTTTTCCTTGATAGGGGCTTCCGCTATCCTTCGAGTAAATTTGGACTTGAAGGTGGCGTCTACTGGTTTATATGGCCTGGTAAGTTCGTCGTCCTCCACGTTGATGGGTTGCACAGGAGGGGTTATCCCGCCCTGGCTGACCCCCTGGGTTACAATAAGTGGATTTTGGGTGACGTTGACTGTTGAGCTTGGGCCTCTTCCTGGGGAGAAACGCGGTCTAGATGTATTTCCTCTCTCATATAAAGGTTCCGCTGAGGGAGGGGGCTGACTGTAGACCAGTTGGGACGCTGGAAGAGCCCACCAAGGCGGCATAGACGCTGCATACGACGGCTGTTGAGAATACCCTTGTGGTGTTCCCTGGGGAGCATACATTGACGTGCTATATGGAGGCAAGTACCCGTATGGGGGTACGAAGTAATATCCGGGAAAGTAAGCCTGTTTTCCCGGAGTCACTGGGGCATTCATGATTCCCGCGGGCATGACCACAGGCTGATGAGGCGGTGTAGACAACGCCGCTGTGAGCGCCGCCGAATACAGGGGTGGCATGGCGTAAGTAACTGCGGGCTGATAGTAGAAAGGTGTGCCGCCTTGCGATATAATAGTGTTGGGGCTAGCGGATGTAATAACCGGCATGGTGCTGTGACGTATGGTCTGTGCATTGGAGGCTACGGTTGAGGCAAAGACGTTTGTACCCGTGGTGACTGGTCCCTCTGACTGGAACTGCAGAGGAGTGTACAAAAATAAATCCGCTGCTCTTGTCCCAGAAGAAGCAGCGGTGGTATCGACAAAACTTGGTGGGGGTCCTTCTGCCTCAAACTCCAGGTCAAATACCCTAGTTACAATCGGAGAGACCGTCGTGGAGACAACGGGATTCGTTTCTCCCAACGGATTGCCGGTTAACATCACCTGACTTGGTGTTGCTGCAATGTTCTGATCGCTTGCCATTGGGGTTTGGTCTTGTTGTTGCTACTGATctggtcccacggatggcgccgatgaagaaacactgaccttctCGGTAGTACCAACAGGGACTTCAACACCTAACGATCTGAACAGCTtaactgcaaaacagaacaccattaggactcgttacaggaacgGGGTTATtcttgtaaccaccctccggcatgtgaataagtctcggttttggGAGTAAAGGAATGTGTGTATAGAGAGAGAAACGGTGAGAGAGTAGATGATCCATACCTTagatgtttacctctatttatagtttactaTTAGGGTTTCTCCTAACATATGATgggctccgataagttagggatttgcatgatcttcccaaaaagttggagatttggttgtGCAACCTTCCATGCGAAGATGGAATATTCTAGAATAACCATTTATAATTATTCGTTTATAATAAAATAGTAGGTAATGACCGGGTCGGGTTAGCCGATTCGGATCATACCTCGTCAGATAATGTCTCGCAAGGCCGAATTAtagaaagataattaagtaagttattaatgcaaaatgtggcatgtctCTCTTTTGGAGGCACgttaccctcggccatattggtctgagtccgCAGGGATACGGTCCCGCAaagccggtttaaagttttaatagtagtttatttataagggattacaagtcgttcttacttcccccgatttgattCTATCTGCCTCAAAGGAaatcctaataagcttgaatcaagtcctcgcaggatctattcactgaacgaggcaagaactttacctaaccacccttctaacccccttccaggtagttaacgcgctttatatagaccgtaaagacacgaatgagtgaatcaaccaaacatgaagaaatgattgaataaagttcactttcaatataaaaactagttattaaagtcattaatacatacccaaataaaaagttaCCAAATCTTGGAAATAAAAAGTAATACAAaaaacttgtcttcaccaagtggtgtaagagattagccaagcatgacttttttttgacaaaaaatcttactatcgatcttggatcctgagactactacacacacacacacactaaggatggatgatggatgaaagtggtggatgatggtagtagtggtggtggagtggtggcaggtgtgagagaagtggtttgctaagggatgagttgcaagtgagccaagcacatCCTTTTAAAGCTGAAAACAATGAGTTCACACGGCCCCGTTCCTagtaggcacgaccccgtgtcctttttcttctctgtcttcatttaatTTTGTTGTCAGACCAACTACACACAtggccccgtgtgtcaacggcacaATCCCATGGCCCTTGTACTTGCTATACAAACCCAGATTTACAAATCTGAGAGTTGACCATGGCCCGTGTCTAGgagacacggccccatgtccctTGTCATATTCTGTTTGTCTTTATCTTCAGGGAATATTGAGTGGGGCACGACCCATGCCTGgcaggcacgaccccgtgcttggGTTCTGGTTTGTTGTTTTTGTCTTTGGGGTGAAGCTTGGAGGGTCGGTATAGTGTATCAACTTCCTTCCTTCGTATTTATGCTGGATTTTGTcattaatttgttccttttgttcatttaagctcttgtaatcctgaaaatcaaaagtaaacaaaaaaacacacttttccaacattGGTACTAAAAAGGGTTGTATTTACACTTTATTTGGATACGATTTGTATGTTGTATTTTGCGCATATCATCGCTGGACGCGATCATGTAGTTTTCCGCGATTTCCGTGTTGTTTCATCTCCCGTACTCTTGAACTCGATCCGTTTGCTCGTATTTTACAAATATGAACCATGTTTCGCCCTTTTCAGCTATTCTTAACTTTCGAGACATGGAAATCACAAATCGATCAGCAGTATACACATTCTAACTAAAAACGGAACCGAAActaataaaaactatacaaactgTACACGGAAAatagatgtattttgcaatacatcaatgGGCGACTGCACATTGCCTATGCTTTATATGGGGTCATTTTTTTCGCGTTTAGGTATTGGAGGTCGATTAGCATATATAAAATTATTATAGAGTTAGTAATGATTTCATGTTTTAGATAGCTACTGTAAACGATATATAGAGTACAAATTATAAAGAGTTCATCAACAACTTTATTTCATGAATGCTAGGAAAGTCTCACTGTTTATTTAACTACGTAAGATAAGTCAATTTGCTACTgtaattttgttttgtttattgttaTAACGTACTAATGAATTTTGTTTATATATTTAACTTTCTATTTCAAGGGACCCATTTTTACTTTTCGTACACGACCTCGAAATCTGAGGGGCGACCTTGATGTTACTCATGgtgtttaggatttttttttcttattagcGGCTAACTCACACACCATCAAATATAATCATAAATCTAAACCAATGTCTAGCATAGGACTAGAACCTTCGACCAGTTTAAAAAAACATCTTTATTACACTTCTACTTCTAGATAAGTGATTATGGTGTTTAATGACAGACTTTTGGTGAAGCCAAAAGGAAGAAACACTTTTATGTGGGGTCTGTTGGAGTCGGATGTGATAAAGTTGCGTTGGTACCAAGTAACCTTTTCATGCACGAGGCTTAAAACAGGGACATATGTAGGAATAGTGTTTTGTTTTTCATTGATAGATACAAGTGGTTAATTAGATGTGAATTTATCATGTGAATTTTTCATTGATAGATACAAGAGCTAATGTTGATATCAATTTTAGTTTCATTAAGGGTCGCCTATATTGACTTAAATTTTGGGTCATGGTACTTCAAAACGGTTGAAATGACATACCACATGGTAACAATAACTCTTTGTTTTATAGTGGAAAATTAGAGCAAACATATTTATAATCAAAGGAAATTGTAGACCATATCGCAACATATCATGATGAAGTAAAGAATTTTGTATCAATACCCGTCTTAAGTTAGCGAATGCAAATCGTAGACCATATGAAAAGAATTACGTGATGGAATTGAATGAAGGGAAGTGAAATCATAGTGAAAAATAGATATTCTAGGTAGAattgacatatatatatatatatatatatatatatatatatatatatatatatatatatatatatatatatatatatatatatatatatatatataataggtttttacccgggattgcttcccaggctcgggaaacttagttatattaattattatttgttattaatacaacatcattacaataaaaatgtgagcagtgggtgtttttcattgtaattctagttttcatttgataatttaattctataattaattaaccacATCAACAATAAAAAGGTGAGTGGCTGTTTTTTAGGGAAACcactgatggtcaatatcagtggatgtcaagaataaaaatgtgagcagtgggtGTTTTTTAACAATCAGTGGATACCCAACAGTAATTGAAAAATGATGTTTGGTCAGTCAatggtcaacatgaagaatgaagaaacagaagttgtctttcagcagtggataacatttaacaatcaaATTTTTAACGAAAACAGTGGTTGTAActgacttttaaggattaatgtccccctggaacagatgatgccaaaactcttcattattctggatttttattatcTCATCAAAAGTTCCCTAACTTGTCCTTTAAATTGCAATTCAAAATCTAaggaacttgtatcatcctcatccctgcaaagtgtaagctcaaggagatcctgtaaatcttcaacacccaggccaaGTGCTGCTTCCCTTGATATTTGCTTCACTACACCATCAGATCTGATCAGAGTcgatacatgggtcttttgatcagacatccactttagtatttttgaatctaatgggtttcttgggagaggtttatttgctgatgagtttggagatgtggCTTGTTCAGAACTTGTTTGGCTATGTTTTGAAGCTTTGCTGAGTTGTCATCCTCTAGTGCCATTGTTTTGATAGCTTCTTTGAAATATACAGCTTCttgttctttctcttcttcatcagTCAGTTTTTGCCTCTTACTTTGATTTACCACAATGGTAGAGGTATCTGATGATGTGAACAGTGGTTCAGAAGTGTGAGCCTGTTGTTTTGGTTTAGCAGTGGTTTTGTAATCAGGCTTCTTTGGAAATTTAGGATCTGTTTCTCTCCTTTTTCTTAGCCTTTCATAAGCCCCCCGTCAGTGTACTGCCTTgtccattttgatatggctttggCAGTTCCCACTTTTGCATCAACCAATTCCTGCTTCTTTCTTTGATACTCCAATGTAAGatcatcaattttctttttgtatttgctccaatttTGTGCTGACCTTTTCATGCCTGGATCTCTCTTTATTCTTTCAATTCTATCCAGTTCTGTTTTGAGAGCAACAAGCGGCCAGTCTTGGAATTGTTCAGCTGTGGCAGGGTAGAATTTTTCACTCAAGATCAGCTTGATGATGTCTTCTTTCAGATCTTCCTGCAAGTTAGCTTCTGGAGGCAGGTTGGACATTTCTTTGCTTAGGTCTCCTGCATAATCTTCCAACTGTTTAACTTTAGTGAGCAAGAACTGCGTA of Helianthus annuus cultivar XRQ/B chromosome 1, HanXRQr2.0-SUNRISE, whole genome shotgun sequence contains these proteins:
- the LOC110906473 gene encoding uncharacterized protein LOC110906473, whose protein sequence is MVERDGKQTPIYYISRVLAGPETRYPTLEKLVLALVHATRRLRRYFQAHCVQVLTNYPLQQILHKPEVSRRLAKWAIELGALVIEYQKRTAVKGQVIADFLAEIPEGETIVDPAIRDVPESSTARQPWKLYTDGSSSGKGSGAGLMLISPDEIRLMYSLRFDFECSNNEAEYEALLAGLRMAQSMGATRVDAYVDSLLVNNQVNKTYDAKDESMGRYLEKTKELMASFDNVTLNHVHRVKNQIADALSKLATSGMEKEVKVETLQAPSIEPRNVSAVTTEEPCWYTPVLKFLINGELPPARGEAQKVQTKALQYEVNNGVMYRKSYLGPLLRCVSPAEAKYLISEIHSGLCGIHVGPRAVVAKIHNAGYYWPWMHEDAIVELRKCRSCQKFAPQTLSPKNNLIPVTAAWLFQKWAVDIVGPFPPAPGKLKYLIVAIDYFTKWVEAKPLAKITADNAKKFLWEHIVCRFGLPLYLVSDNGTQFTDRIFQEWCADLKIQEIFTLVAHPQGNGQVERANRSLLDGIKRRLGYEGSSWVEELPNVLWAHRTMPKTSNNETTFSLTYGVEAMIPAEAGMPSLRRLATGDDNDKLLREGLDLLEERRKAATISEAKYKKTLERYYNKCVEKHVFKEGDYVMRDNEASRVEPLGKLGPNWEGPYVIQEELGKGAYRLSRLDGTTVPRSWNIAQLRKCYL